The following proteins come from a genomic window of Mariniflexile sp. TRM1-10:
- a CDS encoding IPT/TIG domain-containing protein, with protein sequence MKTRGIQFTAIIIMLFSLAQVFTACDADTEVDKTVDEILAAQPTIESISPGTADILSKVTITGTFLNFAETAFVGGVECQITQRINGKTLEIKVAPNATSGVVKIITSAGKEAVSSETLTVTYPTPTVTSTFPSSATVNENIVLSGTNLTSITRISFGDMDGTIQFQEDQAVVVSVPNNENSPVAVNYYYNTVNGEVSQLLNDSFNILIPTPIISSWPSLMNRDSEVTIVGTDMNLITGVSVGGQNATFNTASATSVSFNVPSGVATGYQDIVVNYGTSGQLTQSNVPYINGQFESYIEFDSYAANVFVIDLSKDPLATQQLNNVVEQPPFPGSSYYNLQMNTATGSTIARMRLHNVTNNDTWPNMIDTGNFGDNPVLHFWINTESTEPILKIYIGGTGSANRRQLSGSDMNTGGDWKLYAVRLKGFIPSISTIGSTFEIRFNTGSGVTEFPVKVNMDWIIVTDSVLTEFGAIDVTDAFDAAG encoded by the coding sequence ATGAAGACTAGAGGAATACAATTTACAGCAATTATAATAATGCTCTTTTCATTAGCTCAAGTATTTACAGCTTGTGATGCTGATACTGAAGTAGACAAAACTGTTGATGAAATATTGGCAGCGCAACCAACCATTGAGTCCATTTCCCCAGGAACAGCAGATATTTTATCTAAAGTTACGATTACAGGTACTTTTTTGAATTTTGCAGAAACCGCATTTGTTGGTGGTGTTGAATGTCAAATCACACAGCGTATCAATGGTAAAACTTTAGAAATTAAAGTAGCACCAAATGCTACTTCCGGCGTAGTGAAAATCATAACCTCTGCAGGTAAGGAAGCGGTGTCTTCAGAAACATTGACAGTAACCTATCCAACACCAACGGTTACATCTACTTTTCCTTCTAGTGCCACAGTAAACGAAAACATCGTACTATCAGGAACCAACCTAACCAGTATCACGAGAATTTCATTTGGCGATATGGATGGAACGATCCAATTTCAAGAAGATCAGGCTGTTGTAGTAAGTGTTCCTAATAATGAAAATTCTCCTGTAGCGGTTAATTACTATTATAATACAGTAAATGGTGAAGTGTCACAGCTATTAAATGATTCGTTTAATATTCTTATTCCAACTCCTATCATTAGTTCGTGGCCATCTCTCATGAACAGAGATAGTGAAGTTACTATTGTTGGAACAGATATGAATCTCATTACAGGAGTTTCCGTAGGTGGTCAAAATGCAACCTTTAACACAGCAAGCGCAACGTCCGTAAGCTTTAATGTACCATCAGGAGTTGCCACTGGCTATCAAGATATTGTTGTCAATTACGGAACTTCTGGTCAGTTGACGCAATCTAACGTGCCTTATATCAATGGGCAGTTTGAAAGTTATATTGAATTTGATTCGTATGCAGCAAATGTTTTTGTGATAGACCTTTCAAAAGACCCATTAGCCACACAGCAACTCAACAATGTTGTGGAGCAGCCACCTTTCCCGGGCAGTTCATATTACAATCTTCAAATGAACACTGCCACAGGAAGCACCATAGCAAGAATGCGCTTGCATAATGTAACCAATAATGATACGTGGCCTAATATGATTGATACTGGCAATTTTGGAGATAATCCGGTATTGCATTTTTGGATTAACACAGAAAGCACGGAACCCATCTTAAAAATATACATAGGCGGAACAGGATCGGCTAATAGACGGCAACTTTCAGGATCCGACATGAATACAGGAGGTGATTGGAAATTGTACGCTGTTAGATTGAAAGGATTTATCCCAAGCATTTCAACGATTGGGTCAACTTTTGAAATCCGATTTAACACAGGGTCAGGCGTCACCGAGTTCCCGGTAAAAGTAAATATGGATTGGATAATCGTCACGGATTCAGTTCTTACGGAATTTGGAGCTATCGATGTAACAGATGCTTTTGACGCTGCAGGATAG
- a CDS encoding endonuclease/exonuclease/phosphatase family protein, whose translation MKIKRITTYCAIIFCMSLNAQQISVMTYNIKLDYPKEGENSWMNRKPFFSNQLKFYEPDVLGVQEAMPNQMKDMDSLLVDYDFVGVGRDDGKDAGEYSAIFYKADQFEVLESSTFWLSETPEKVSMGWDAVCNRVCTYALFKNLKTKKMFWVFNTHLDHVGTEARIESVKLILNKIKLLNTQGLPVILMGDFNMEETHERIKYISKSLNDSKYVARNTFGPSGTFNDFEFHKPVTRRIDFIFVSDHITVNKYAVLSDSKECRYPSDHLPVFTEITFTD comes from the coding sequence ATGAAAATTAAGCGAATAACAACCTATTGTGCAATCATATTTTGCATGAGTCTAAATGCTCAGCAAATATCGGTAATGACTTATAACATAAAGTTGGATTACCCTAAAGAAGGAGAAAACAGTTGGATGAATAGAAAACCATTCTTTAGTAATCAGCTCAAATTTTACGAACCAGATGTGCTTGGTGTTCAAGAAGCCATGCCAAACCAAATGAAAGACATGGATAGCCTTTTGGTTGATTATGACTTTGTTGGTGTTGGACGAGATGATGGTAAGGATGCGGGTGAATATTCAGCAATATTTTATAAAGCAGATCAATTTGAAGTATTGGAATCATCCACATTTTGGTTATCGGAAACACCCGAAAAAGTATCGATGGGTTGGGATGCTGTTTGCAATAGGGTATGTACCTATGCTTTGTTTAAAAATCTTAAAACGAAAAAAATGTTTTGGGTATTTAATACACATTTAGATCATGTTGGTACAGAAGCACGAATTGAAAGTGTAAAATTAATTTTAAATAAAATAAAGCTTCTTAATACCCAAGGTTTACCGGTTATTTTAATGGGCGATTTTAATATGGAAGAAACCCATGAGCGTATTAAATATATTTCAAAAAGCTTAAACGATTCAAAATATGTTGCAAGAAACACTTTTGGTCCATCAGGAACTTTCAATGATTTTGAATTTCATAAACCAGTAACCCGACGTATCGATTTTATATTTGTAAGTGACCATATCACTGTGAATAAATATGCCGTTTTAAGTGATTCTAAAGAATGCCGTTACCCATCGGACCACTTGCCTGTTTTTACTGAAATAACTTTTACAGACTAA
- a CDS encoding SDR family NAD(P)-dependent oxidoreductase: protein MKLKGRVAVVTGGGRDIGRAVCIKLAKEGAKVVVNYFDSEEHGAETVKQIEALGGQAIAVFADVTKLSDIDNLVEKTKDAFGSKVDILVNVAGGLFARKTLSEVDESFYNLIMDVNFKSVVFVTKAFAPLLGKGSSIVNFASQAGRDGGGPGAFLYASSKGAVSTFTRGLAKELGPLGIRVNALNPGMIATKFHDDFTKEQVRVNVANATALRREGMAEEVADLVAYLAGDESSFLTGNNIDINGGLAFS from the coding sequence ATGAAATTAAAAGGAAGAGTAGCTGTTGTAACAGGAGGAGGGCGCGATATAGGACGTGCAGTATGTATAAAACTAGCAAAAGAAGGCGCTAAAGTAGTGGTGAATTATTTTGATAGTGAAGAACATGGCGCAGAAACGGTAAAACAAATAGAAGCACTGGGAGGGCAGGCCATAGCGGTATTTGCAGATGTCACGAAACTAAGTGATATAGATAATTTAGTTGAAAAAACTAAGGACGCTTTTGGAAGTAAAGTAGATATACTGGTAAATGTAGCTGGTGGTCTTTTTGCTCGTAAAACACTTAGTGAAGTAGACGAAAGCTTTTACAATTTAATAATGGATGTAAATTTTAAATCTGTTGTTTTTGTAACTAAAGCATTTGCACCTTTATTGGGCAAAGGAAGTTCCATCGTTAATTTCGCATCGCAAGCAGGTAGAGATGGTGGCGGTCCAGGAGCCTTTTTATATGCATCTTCAAAAGGAGCCGTTTCTACCTTTACACGCGGATTGGCAAAAGAATTGGGTCCATTAGGTATCCGGGTAAATGCATTAAACCCAGGTATGATTGCAACTAAATTCCATGATGATTTCACCAAAGAACAAGTAAGGGTAAATGTTGCAAATGCCACAGCTTTAAGAAGAGAAGGAATGGCTGAAGAAGTTGCCGATTTAGTAGCTTATTTGGCAGGGGATGAATCATCATTCTTAACAGGAAATAATATTGACATTAATGGTGGTTTAGCCTTTAGTTAA
- a CDS encoding polysaccharide lyase 6 family protein, giving the protein MKKYLIYLTCLFAVFAHAKEILVSNPQALETALKNVAPGDTIILADQTWTDVKINFIGKGTPENPIVLKAQTPGHVILNGTSRIIISGTYLTVEGLWFKDGNAIDKSVINFRKNETELANFCRVTNCAITNYNPDDRASQYQWVELWGKNNRVDHCSFYGKTNQGPVLIVGLRGNPENLENNHRIDNNYFGYRPPLGANGGETIRVGTSHTSMESSKTLVENNLFEKCNGEVEIISSKSCDNIYRNNLFLESEGILTLRHGNRCLVEGNVFFGNNKPHTGGIRVINEGHIIQNNLMIGLKGDGFRAPLVIMNGVPNGPLNRYNQVKDVVIQNNTFINSSAIELCEGSDEERSATPINTTFANNLFYGTESINLLNISDDISGISFSGNKVQGAYKFSTEGFEHANLNWENLPSYPIPSVSSDSLLEVKKTTRPVRTDLTGTVRTKVRAGAIIPGNKKVPAALSIQPGVSWSLEKAKETNAVKPQQDYKVVSVSPAEDALVHAIKKAKDGTILELSEGTYEITRGMQVSSNIIIKGAGSKKTVIKISKNAEKVPGYFFKVTEGTSLAIKGLEIDGSSANSVRYAIVSQNTPTSKAYNLKLDDVYIHGFHDDGSAIFKAYKGTFADSIQILNCRFEKSLRGLNLSYEKEDLGKYNAEVIDIQNTLFKDIDQFAIHYYRGGNDESTLGGQLHVNHCVFYNVDDNEKGRSIRTNGIVYVTINNSIFAGSPESKYSAILKGDKNSVSNSVVFNAGELKTSSKATSKSVLNTNPQWQDTDTFQLKESSALKHAATDGKDIGLINQ; this is encoded by the coding sequence ATGAAAAAATATTTAATATATCTCACATGCCTATTTGCTGTATTTGCCCATGCTAAAGAAATTTTAGTGAGCAACCCCCAAGCGTTGGAAACTGCTTTAAAAAATGTGGCTCCCGGTGATACCATTATATTGGCAGACCAAACCTGGACGGACGTCAAAATCAATTTTATTGGTAAAGGCACTCCAGAGAACCCAATTGTTTTAAAAGCACAAACACCAGGTCATGTCATTCTTAACGGTACATCCAGAATCATCATTTCCGGAACCTATTTAACTGTAGAAGGCCTATGGTTTAAAGATGGTAACGCTATTGATAAATCTGTTATTAATTTCAGAAAGAATGAGACTGAGTTGGCCAACTTCTGTAGGGTAACCAACTGTGCCATTACTAATTATAACCCAGATGACAGAGCTTCACAATACCAATGGGTTGAACTGTGGGGAAAAAACAATCGTGTGGACCATTGTTCCTTTTATGGTAAAACCAATCAAGGTCCTGTTTTAATTGTTGGTTTACGTGGTAATCCTGAGAATTTAGAGAATAACCATCGTATAGACAATAATTATTTTGGTTACAGACCACCGCTTGGAGCCAATGGTGGTGAAACCATTAGAGTTGGTACAAGCCATACTTCCATGGAATCGTCGAAAACCCTTGTGGAAAATAACCTATTCGAAAAATGCAATGGGGAAGTGGAAATTATATCCAGTAAATCTTGTGATAATATATACAGAAACAATCTGTTTTTAGAAAGCGAAGGCATTCTCACTTTACGTCACGGCAACAGATGTTTGGTGGAAGGCAATGTGTTTTTTGGCAATAACAAACCCCATACAGGAGGAATTCGGGTTATCAATGAAGGCCACATCATCCAGAATAATCTCATGATTGGTTTAAAAGGTGACGGTTTTAGAGCCCCCTTAGTGATTATGAACGGTGTTCCTAATGGCCCTTTGAATCGTTACAATCAAGTAAAAGATGTGGTGATCCAAAATAATACCTTCATCAATTCCAGCGCTATTGAATTATGTGAAGGCAGTGATGAAGAACGCTCGGCAACACCAATTAATACGACGTTTGCAAATAATTTATTTTACGGAACTGAAAGTATAAATTTATTAAACATTTCTGATGATATTTCCGGGATCTCATTCTCAGGGAATAAAGTCCAAGGGGCTTATAAATTCAGTACTGAAGGATTTGAACACGCCAATTTAAATTGGGAAAACCTTCCATCTTACCCCATTCCATCTGTTTCAAGCGATTCGCTCTTAGAGGTAAAAAAAACCACTCGACCAGTACGCACAGACCTTACAGGAACGGTAAGAACAAAAGTAAGAGCGGGCGCCATCATCCCTGGAAATAAAAAAGTACCCGCAGCATTGAGCATCCAACCAGGCGTTAGTTGGTCTTTGGAAAAAGCCAAAGAAACGAATGCCGTAAAACCACAACAAGATTATAAAGTAGTGAGCGTATCTCCAGCAGAAGATGCTTTGGTGCATGCCATCAAAAAAGCAAAAGATGGTACCATTTTGGAATTATCAGAAGGCACTTATGAAATTACAAGAGGTATGCAAGTATCTTCAAATATTATAATCAAAGGTGCTGGAAGCAAAAAAACAGTCATCAAAATAAGTAAGAATGCTGAGAAAGTTCCAGGATATTTCTTTAAAGTAACTGAAGGAACATCATTAGCTATAAAAGGATTGGAAATTGATGGTTCGAGTGCAAACTCGGTTCGCTACGCTATTGTTTCTCAAAATACACCCACATCAAAAGCGTATAACCTGAAATTGGATGATGTGTACATTCATGGGTTTCATGACGATGGAAGTGCCATATTTAAAGCTTACAAAGGCACTTTTGCAGACTCCATTCAGATCTTAAATTGTCGTTTTGAGAAAAGCTTGAGAGGACTGAACCTGAGTTATGAAAAAGAAGACCTAGGTAAATACAATGCTGAGGTCATTGATATTCAAAACACCCTATTTAAGGACATTGATCAATTCGCCATCCATTATTACCGAGGTGGCAATGACGAATCTACCTTAGGAGGCCAATTACATGTTAATCACTGTGTGTTTTATAATGTTGATGACAATGAAAAAGGGCGTAGCATTCGCACTAACGGTATTGTTTACGTTACCATTAACAATTCCATTTTTGCAGGAAGTCCCGAATCAAAATATTCCGCAATTCTAAAAGGCGATAAAAATTCTGTTTCTAATTCCGTTGTTTTTAACGCAGGAGAATTAAAAACATCAAGTAAAGCAACATCCAAATCCGTACTAAATACAAATCCGCAATGGCAGGACACTGATACTTTTCAACTAAAAGAAAGTTCGGCTTTAAAACATGCTGCTACAGACGGTAAGGACATCGGATTAATAAACCAATAA
- a CDS encoding RagB/SusD family nutrient uptake outer membrane protein, whose translation MKTYLRQLIITISIVTLYTSCSDQLNLEPISDIGANEFYQNTEEINLAVVGIYNSMQNMLDKEFVLTELRSDNTYMSPRNSETANVPYRQVDRFVLTSQNIFVEDYWRACYRTISLANNVITQIDVVEDQELADKYEAEARFFRAHAYFNLVRLWGGVFIVDKPISGEEAKTIDRSNVQDVYDFLLADLEFASNNLPNTATGQDLGRLTKWAAKTELGKAYLTLGGHSNLTKAETVLSEVVYDSPFSYLPSYANVFDISNEYNNEILFAVRYQTGSVGLGAPFANYFAPIQSDNYVVTGSGDELNVPATSMSNAYPLGDDRKDASMADSWVGFQGQVNEYRYIKKYNSDFGTVDDAGNDWPVIRFTDAMLLLAEAINESSGPTADAMDLLNQVHERAGLTAYDAGEIGTYFDFKLALELERKLEFAFENQRWFDLLRTGRAVTVMNTQFATEDQYNDPNRPQFKTEPIQEFQLLLPIPQYEIDLNPSIAQNIGY comes from the coding sequence ATGAAAACATATTTAAGACAATTAATTATCACCATTTCAATAGTCACTTTATATACCTCATGTAGTGATCAATTAAATCTAGAACCTATTTCTGATATTGGGGCTAATGAATTCTATCAAAATACGGAGGAAATTAACCTTGCGGTTGTCGGGATTTATAATTCCATGCAAAACATGCTTGACAAAGAATTTGTGTTAACAGAACTAAGATCTGACAACACCTATATGAGTCCTCGCAATAGTGAAACTGCAAATGTGCCCTATCGTCAAGTAGATAGATTTGTACTTACATCTCAAAACATTTTTGTAGAAGATTATTGGAGAGCATGTTACAGAACCATTTCATTGGCAAATAATGTCATTACACAAATAGATGTTGTTGAAGACCAGGAACTCGCCGATAAATACGAGGCGGAAGCACGCTTTTTTAGGGCACATGCCTATTTTAACCTTGTTCGCCTTTGGGGTGGGGTTTTTATAGTTGACAAACCCATTTCAGGTGAAGAAGCTAAAACAATTGATAGAAGCAACGTACAGGATGTGTATGATTTTCTATTGGCAGATTTAGAATTTGCATCCAATAACCTTCCAAACACAGCCACAGGTCAGGATCTTGGACGTTTGACCAAATGGGCCGCAAAAACAGAATTGGGAAAAGCCTATTTAACCTTAGGAGGCCATTCAAATTTAACTAAGGCAGAAACCGTTTTAAGCGAGGTTGTATATGACAGTCCTTTTAGTTATTTACCATCCTATGCCAATGTTTTTGACATCAGTAATGAATACAACAACGAAATTTTATTTGCAGTAAGATACCAAACAGGAAGTGTGGGTCTTGGAGCACCTTTTGCCAACTATTTTGCCCCTATTCAAAGTGATAATTATGTGGTTACAGGAAGTGGAGATGAATTAAATGTCCCAGCGACCAGCATGTCAAACGCTTATCCTTTAGGTGACGATCGCAAAGACGCATCGATGGCAGACAGCTGGGTTGGATTTCAAGGGCAGGTTAATGAATACAGATATATAAAAAAATACAACTCAGATTTTGGAACTGTTGATGATGCCGGCAATGATTGGCCAGTAATAAGATTTACCGATGCCATGCTACTATTAGCCGAAGCTATCAATGAAAGTTCGGGACCAACTGCTGATGCCATGGATTTATTAAATCAAGTTCATGAACGGGCAGGTCTTACAGCTTATGATGCTGGTGAAATTGGAACTTATTTTGACTTTAAATTGGCTTTGGAATTAGAACGCAAGTTGGAATTTGCTTTTGAAAACCAACGCTGGTTTGATTTGCTAAGAACAGGAAGAGCCGTCACGGTCATGAATACACAATTTGCAACCGAAGACCAATATAACGATCCTAACAGACCACAATTTAAAACAGAGCCCATTCAGGAATTTCAATTGTTATTGCCAATTCCTCAATACGAAATTGATTTAAACCCAAGTATTGCTCAAAACATTGGTTATTAA
- a CDS encoding SusC/RagA family TonB-linked outer membrane protein, with protein MKLRIFYLLLFLGSFIVNAQTNTYTITGKVVSEVDGMPIVGANVLVTSKNKGTVTDFDGGFTLQVANDDVVTVSYVGFVSQTFIVRSQNNVLIKMVEDMAKLDEIVVVAYGTQKKSSLTGAVSSLNNDNLDELPYSRIDQALQGKIAGVQIQNISSEIGESPQITIRGLSSISASSSPLIVVDGFPIADALEFINPSSIKSIEVLKDASSTALYGSRGANGVILVTTKSGSLTPTYSFKSFTGFKRAYKQIDALDGFEYTDMLLNERQTIENFEAAQNGTTPSILTYTTRERAQRIVATETGGTNWSEESQRGTAQINNYQLDISGGNSSTKYYISTQYIEDQGLLKDNFNNKLNFQGRLSTKLSDKLEIGFNFRPSFSRLRRSTVPFSDYSRALQWGPVRHNAFTSELTGQPIGSYSHPRHYNNTTFSYVDDQGIPQTFTASSLWGSSNNNPIARMENENRTRYDYRVVADGFANWKVAKNLTYKATFGGYFQLRDYEIFRNSQASHTGESYGYNLMNLNNKFITEHTLNYRWKKKNHSMDVLVGTTYEYTAYKNSAIEGTQFPTDLIETLNAATVINADGTYTNKEEISLASFLARVNYDYKGKYLFSAAARYDGSSLFGPDNKYGFFPSASVGWNIHKEKFWKDNIGFVNQFKIRSSFGLTGNNNIESYAFTNLLFPANYSLGESGGSVNSGLAENGLTLGNSAISWEQTKQYDTGIDVSFLKNKLSLTADYYYSVTDKLLLQQNVSYITGHDNYWNNIGKIQNQGYEIALTANLGTDSFTWDGSINFSANKNKLISLGGEEQFINQGERNEQYISRVGEEAIQFYGYKMVGVWQNVEELNTLPRSSEDAVGGIRVADMNGDGIIDADDRTSLGSPFPDFTWGFSNTFKYGGFDLYFLFQGSQGGEVFYGDGFYTEPRYLHSDFVNGWWFHENFAATKPREKLGRDWVLTDYLIQDASYISLREVILGYSVPKKFLEKTKLNKVRLFVSAQNLLYLMSSDYYGLNPEGFSTSGVYRSPLISGYQRGAYPIQQQFSVGLDINF; from the coding sequence ATGAAATTAAGAATTTTTTATCTGCTACTATTTCTAGGTAGTTTTATTGTCAATGCTCAAACCAATACGTACACTATAACGGGAAAAGTTGTGTCTGAGGTAGACGGGATGCCTATTGTAGGAGCAAACGTTCTTGTGACTTCCAAAAACAAAGGAACAGTTACGGATTTCGATGGCGGTTTCACGCTTCAAGTTGCAAATGATGATGTTGTCACGGTATCCTATGTAGGCTTTGTTTCGCAAACATTTATTGTAAGGAGTCAAAATAACGTGCTAATTAAAATGGTCGAAGATATGGCCAAACTTGATGAAATTGTTGTTGTGGCCTACGGAACCCAGAAAAAATCAAGTCTCACAGGGGCTGTTTCTAGTTTAAATAATGACAATCTTGACGAGTTGCCATACAGTAGGATTGACCAAGCTTTACAAGGTAAAATTGCCGGAGTGCAAATTCAAAATATATCATCGGAAATTGGGGAATCACCACAAATTACCATCAGAGGTTTAAGCTCCATTAGTGCCAGTAGTTCCCCGTTAATTGTAGTCGATGGGTTTCCTATTGCAGATGCTTTGGAATTTATTAATCCGAGTTCTATAAAATCCATTGAGGTGTTGAAAGATGCCAGTTCAACCGCACTTTACGGTTCAAGAGGTGCGAATGGTGTGATTCTAGTAACTACCAAAAGTGGCAGTTTAACACCTACATACAGCTTTAAAAGCTTTACCGGATTTAAGCGTGCATACAAACAAATTGACGCCTTAGATGGATTTGAATATACCGATATGCTCCTTAATGAACGCCAAACCATCGAAAATTTTGAAGCTGCACAAAATGGAACAACACCATCCATCTTAACGTATACGACTAGAGAACGTGCGCAGCGTATTGTCGCTACTGAAACAGGAGGTACCAATTGGTCTGAAGAATCCCAACGTGGAACGGCTCAAATTAATAACTATCAACTGGATATTTCTGGAGGAAATTCAAGCACAAAGTATTATATATCTACTCAGTACATTGAAGACCAGGGACTTTTAAAAGATAACTTCAACAATAAATTAAACTTTCAAGGACGTTTATCTACAAAATTATCTGATAAGCTAGAAATCGGGTTTAATTTCAGACCATCCTTTTCAAGGTTAAGACGTTCCACAGTGCCTTTTTCTGATTATTCAAGAGCATTGCAATGGGGACCCGTAAGGCATAATGCATTTACTTCTGAATTAACAGGGCAACCAATTGGTTCCTATTCCCATCCGAGACACTATAACAATACCACATTTAGTTATGTTGATGACCAAGGGATTCCGCAAACATTTACAGCAAGCTCGCTTTGGGGATCCAGTAATAACAATCCCATTGCAAGAATGGAAAATGAAAACCGTACACGCTATGATTATAGGGTCGTTGCAGATGGATTTGCCAATTGGAAAGTTGCAAAGAACTTAACATATAAAGCAACATTTGGAGGCTATTTTCAATTAAGAGATTATGAAATATTCAGAAATTCACAAGCGTCACATACTGGTGAATCTTATGGTTATAATCTAATGAACTTAAATAACAAATTCATCACAGAACATACCTTAAACTACAGATGGAAAAAGAAAAACCATAGTATGGATGTCTTAGTGGGTACCACTTATGAATATACAGCTTATAAAAACTCAGCCATTGAAGGCACACAATTCCCAACAGATTTAATTGAAACTTTAAATGCAGCAACTGTAATCAATGCCGATGGTACTTATACCAATAAGGAAGAAATTTCATTGGCGTCTTTTTTAGCCAGAGTCAATTATGATTATAAAGGAAAATATTTGTTTTCTGCAGCAGCACGTTATGATGGTTCTTCCCTTTTTGGTCCAGACAATAAATACGGTTTCTTCCCTTCAGCATCCGTGGGATGGAACATTCACAAAGAAAAGTTTTGGAAAGACAATATCGGTTTTGTTAACCAATTTAAAATCCGTTCAAGTTTTGGACTTACAGGGAACAACAACATAGAAAGCTATGCATTTACAAATCTTTTGTTTCCAGCAAATTATTCACTAGGGGAAAGTGGAGGTTCTGTAAATTCCGGTCTTGCTGAAAACGGATTGACACTAGGCAACAGTGCCATAAGTTGGGAGCAAACCAAACAATATGACACAGGAATTGATGTTAGTTTTTTAAAGAATAAATTATCACTAACAGCCGATTACTACTATTCTGTAACAGACAAACTCTTGCTTCAGCAGAATGTATCATACATTACGGGTCACGATAATTATTGGAATAACATAGGTAAAATACAAAACCAAGGTTACGAAATAGCTCTGACCGCAAACCTAGGAACCGATAGTTTTACTTGGGATGGTAGCATTAATTTTTCAGCCAATAAAAATAAGCTCATTTCTTTAGGTGGGGAAGAACAATTTATCAACCAAGGGGAGCGCAACGAACAATATATCTCCAGAGTAGGAGAGGAAGCCATTCAGTTTTACGGATATAAAATGGTTGGTGTTTGGCAAAATGTCGAAGAATTAAATACGTTACCGCGTTCTTCAGAAGATGCCGTTGGTGGTATTAGAGTTGCAGACATGAATGGTGATGGTATTATTGATGCAGATGACAGAACATCTTTAGGGAGTCCTTTCCCAGATTTTACTTGGGGCTTTAGCAATACGTTTAAATATGGAGGTTTTGATCTTTACTTCTTGTTTCAAGGCTCTCAAGGTGGCGAAGTATTTTATGGCGATGGCTTTTATACAGAACCAAGATACCTGCATAGCGATTTTGTAAACGGCTGGTGGTTCCATGAAAATTTTGCCGCAACCAAACCAAGGGAAAAATTAGGTAGGGATTGGGTACTGACAGATTATTTAATTCAAGATGCCTCATACATATCCTTAAGAGAAGTCATCCTTGGGTATTCAGTACCGAAAAAGTTCTTGGAGAAAACCAAACTTAATAAAGTGAGATTATTTGTTTCAGCACAAAACTTACTTTATCTCATGTCTAGTGATTACTACGGACTAAACCCTGAGGGTTTTTCAACAAGTGGTGTTTACAGATCGCCTTTAATTTCAGGTTATCAACGTGGTGCCTATCCAATTCAACAACAGTTTAGCGTTGGTTTAGATATCAATTTTTAA